TGGCGTATATGAGACGGCCCTTAGCTGCTGTCCTAGAAGGCGACTGGCTGCGCCTGGAGCTCTTAAAGTAAACTACGCTGTTCAAGCCTGTTGGCATGTTCTATTGAGGTCGTACTCCCAGAGTGTTCGATGGCCAGTGCTTTTCTATGGATGTTCCTTCTAGTAGTTTGTTAGGTTCTGTAATGTTTTGTTTCTGGCTTTCAGACTTGAAAATTGAGACCTATGGCTGAGATTGGTTCActtttaataaataaatatgggGCCGGGGAGTGATCCCTGTTTATCTAAAAATAGCACTTTATACTTTTGAAACATGTGTTTTTAGTCTCTAGCAACGCAGGAGTATTCCTAGTTAATAATTGAGCAGGGTATATGCGGACGTACGTGGATCGTAGGCTGCAGAGGTCAGCCATGGGCTGCATAGAGCTTGCGTATGTCGACGATGAGCTCGGTGGGAAGAGTGACGTCAAGCGtctacttcttctttttcgcCGCCATACTCTGCCTGTTCACTATAGTAATAGCTAGCACCTGACGAGATTGAAACatgtgagatttttttttgacagaaaCTGCAGGAGAGGCTCTGACAGTAATatattaaataaatatatatacaaagTACAAAACTAGGGGGAGAGCCCCAAGATACAGGAAGAGAAGCCTAAGTTACATTATCTATGAGGTTTAGCCAATCTGAGAGGCAAGCCGGATAGTCTCTTTAAGCCTAGGATAATGATACACAAGTTCTTGCCTAAAACAAATGAACCAACATCTAAAAGAATAAGGCTCCCTATCGAAGACAAGATCATCGTGCTGCTTCCAAATATGCCAAGCGGCACAGGTAAAGATCAACATGAAAGCCGGCCCTCTGAATGAATTTCTTGCATGAATAATTCTGTCCTTTAAATCCATAGCAAGCTCCCATTGAATCCCAATCTTGTTCCAGCAACATGCGCTTAAGGGGCAACTAAAGAAAAGATGGTTGCAGTCCTCAAGCATACCAATGGAACAGAGGCGGCAGGTAGAGACATGGACCTATTGCAGTGCCTTCTCCATCATGTCAAAGGTGTTGAGCCTATCATTCCGAAGCAGCCAAGTGAAAACTTTGAGCTTCGGGACACAATTGCCCCTCCAAATACACCCAGAGCTCTGTCGTGAGGAAGATTAAGGAAACATAAATTGTAAAACTTTTGCGAGGAGTACCAGCCAGCACTCCGAGCTGCAACTTCAAgaatccatctccgaatcaaCCAGATCAAGGAAGTGAATGATGTTGATATCCTCGAACTCATGGAAGGCCTCAACAGAAAGTGGCAGGTTGAAGAGAGACAAATGTCATCCACAGTTTTGACATTCCTAACAGAGAGGCGGTCAGATTTGATAAATGAGAAGCAATGGGAAAAATGGGTGGCGAGAATACCATGGCCACAATCGGCTCCCCAGAAAAGAGCAGACCTACCATCTTTGATTTGAACAGAAGCAAATTCCCTGAACACACTGCTGAGCCAAAGAACGTCACGCCACCAAAAAGAGCCCCTAGCACTCCCACCATGAGGAACCAAACGATCATAGTACGAGTTCCACACTAAGCGAACCCAGGGAACATCCTATTGATTATAAAACTTGTAAAGAAGCTTGAGCAGAAGAGCCCGGTTGATCATCGAGAGGTTCATGATGCCCAAGCTACCCTTACTCTTCAGAGTACATACCATGTCCCAATTAGCCACAGAGCCTAGCAGCGTCCCGTGAATTCCCATAGTGTAGATAGGAAGAGCAGACAGAACAGATTTGACCAATTGGAGCCTACTGACTTGACATCCCCAAACACCCGCAAGATCCTTAGCCTGATCATTGGAGATATTAATAGGGACCAAGCAAGATTTAGAGTAATTAACTCCGAGACCAGTAGATTGACCAAAGATTTCAAGAAGGCCCTTTAAACAAAGAAGCTGCAGACTGGACGTCTCCATAACCATCGAAGTGTCGTCCGCATATTGGATGATGGGGGAATGATGATCATGCACCGGGATAGGAAGTCGAAGGAGCCCAAGATTACACGCCTTGTCAACAATGACTTGAATGTGAGCTTCAATTAGTTACTGGACTGCTACAGTCCTTAGAGCTGATAAATAACGATGCAGCCTTTGATACCTGTTTCATGAAcatctgtttgtttgggctccgATTTCCATAGCGAAGAAGCTGTTGGAATTGCTGctagaagcccaaacaaatgACCCTAGTTTGGTTTGCCCTAAGGATCAATAACATGAAGACACACTTGCACACATGGTCACAAAATCTTTAGGACCAAAGGCACCTGTTGGGCCttgcttttctttatttctcttcTCAAATCTCACATTACAACTTGATCACAAGCTAGGCCCGCTACCTGCGTACTTATACACGCACATACCTTAGCTATAAGAAACTGACTCGGACTGCTATCCTACTCGAATACAAACGCACCCTTGTGTACACAGCAAGCACCTAAGACTACTACTAGTCGGACACAGCCAGCAAGCAAAGTCCGATTACAACCAGAACATGACCACACTCAAGATTAATCCTAACAGTTACCGTATGTGGCCAGTTTGTTGTCTGACCCACATGTGTGCCACCCAAAGTCACATGACATAAATAGAGGAGGATGCCTCGGGAGAGGTGGCACATTTCAGGTGTAAATACACAGCAAAATAAAGGTCAATTTCTTAACTTGGGAACAAGCCCCCCGTGCCATGGAGCGGCATGGAACGCTTGGGAGGCCAAGAATTCTGACAGCCTTAGGACCTAGATTTATACTAATCTTTTCCTATAACTGTAATAGCTGTGAAAaattcagaagaaaaagaggaaaagaagaaggtaTTTTACAGTTGTGTGGGTTTCCATCTTTATCTAATCTTTTGAAATATCTCTAATAATTGTGCAAAATTCAGAAACCGCCACATGAGGGGAAAAAGGTACTTAGCACTTGAATTTATTCGGGTTTTAAGTCTTGCGGCGCAGTAGCCCGTAAGCACTGAAAGTCCTATGGTGCAGTAGCAGTAAGCAATGGACTCAAGATTTGTATAGTTGTCTTCTCCCGGCTATACAAAAAATGGTGCGGTGGCCAGTATTCTTCAGGTATATAAGAAATGGCGAAATTCCTATCAAACTCCAACAGGCAACTATGAAATCTGGACTAATCTATACTGTCAAGAAACTGTCTATCTACCAGCCTTCACTCACTCTTCACCAAGACGAATTGCCCAAATCTAGTCAGTGAACAACATAGCCACCTTGGTACTGAAATTCATATGGGGAAGTCTCATCACATGGGTCTCTAGATTGGGCCAAAAATGTCAGGTCTATAACTACAAGCCGTAAGTAATTGAGATCCTAAAGAGGAACCGACCTGCAACCAACTTACAAGTGGCATATATGGCATCTATggtactgcatgcatgctcattCCGTTCTTTGTGTGTAAGAACATAGAAGCAATTTGGATTGTCTATTAAAATATCAATTTGCTATTCAACATCCACAAATGCAAGATGTCAATTTCCTATCAACTTTAACAAGCATAGAGaatgaccaaaattttgaaGGAAATCGACTAGGCTACTATACATGTACGTACACATAAATATGCATATCAGTCCAAATGAAAACAGTAGCACCACTGGTATGATCGATTGATTTAGAGAGAACGAGCGAGTTGATTTTGTGAACCAAGAGACGTGGTGGACGGAAGCGAACTTATGGGGGTCAGTGGGCGGGAAATAAGGGCTGAGGATGCATCAGTCCACTCACCGCCACCGGAACTGGCAGCACAACACGTTGTTGATCCCGCTCTTGTCGCGTCGTCATGGCCTTGTTAGATCCGACCTCACATCGCCGCCTCGTCGGATCCCACCCGCCTCACTCCACCACCTCACCGACTCCCGCTCCAGTCGCCAAACACCGTCTCACCTCACGACGGCGACAGGTAGCCCGAGGcgatttcttctcttctctacGCCCatcttcctttcttcctcctctgtcccAATTTATTATGGGACCTCCCGTGGCCCGTAAGTTTTTATTGGGTCTAATGGGACAAAAACACGtggaaaacaaacaaaaacggAACCAATTGCATTTTCGGGACTTGCTCGAATTTTCTCTAGCTTAGAATAATACAACACTAGTGGCCAACAAACGGCCAACGAAGCGGGGCCTTGGGGTTTTTGTTTTTACGACTTTGCATGTTTGGGAGTTTGGGATAAGTCTTTATGAATAGAAAATAGATTTTGAGATGGAATCTAGGACGTGTTTCATATGAACAAAATTGAAGCACCAAATAGATGAAATCATGTGCGGCCATCTAGATCAGCTATTGCACACTGCCCTATAATTAATATAGCCACATCAAAACACCGACATGGTGTGGTAATGTCATTCATTCGAAACATCACCTAAGTTCCATCTCAAAATCTAGTTTCCCTTCATAAAGACCTATCTCAAATCCCCAAACATGCAAAAttataaaaagaaacaaaacccCTAAGACCTGCTTGATTGGCTGTTTTCTGGCCCAATACCGGCATATTAGTCAAAAGCAGCaaaagtttgaccaaggtcTAAAATTGAATTTGTTGGccgtttttgttttgttttttctgccTAATTTTGGCACATTCCACCTGAAAAAGGTTAGGAGAATCAGGAGGTCTATAAAGAAATCGAGGCAGGGAGGAAAGGAAGAAGGGCGACAATGGAGAACAGGAAAGAAACCGCCTCGGCTACTCGTCGCTGGCACGAGGCGAGGCAAGATCCGATGACTGTCTAGCTACCAGCCTTGTAAAACAATTGTAAAACATTCAGAACCGGCACATGTGGAGAAAAAAGGTACTTAGCAATTGAAATTATTCAGGTTTTAAGTCTTACGGCACAGTAGCCTGTAAGCAATGTTAAGTCCTAAGATGCACCAGCCAGTAAGCACTGGACTCAAGATTTGTATAGTTGTCTTCTCCCAGCTGTACAAAAATGGTGCAGTGGCCAGTATTCTTCCGGCTatataagaaaaaaatccTATCAAACTCCAACATGCAACTATGAAATCTGGACTAATCTATACTGTCAAGAAACTGTCTAGCTACCAGCCTTCACTCACTCTTCACCAAGATGAATTGCCCAACTCTAGTCAGTGAACAACGTAGCCACCTTGGTACTGAAATTCATATGGGGAAGTCTCATCACATTGGATCTCTAGATTGGGCCAAAAAAGTCAGGTCTATAACTACAAGCGTTAAGTAATAGAGATCCTAAAGAGGAACCGACCTGCAACCAACTTACAAGTGGCATATATggtactgcatgcatgctcattCTGTTCTTTGTTTGCACGAACAGAAGCAAATTGCATTAAAATGCCAATTTGCTATTCAACATCCACAAATGCAAGATATCAATTTTCTATCAAACATAGAGGATGACCAAATTTTCTAAAGAATATCGACTAGGCTACCATACATGCACATACACAAATATGCATCAGTCCGAATGAAAACACCAGCACCACCGATATGATTGATTGATTCAGAGAGAATGAGGAAGTTGATTTTCTGAACCTAGAGACGTAGTGGACGGCATGTGGGGGTCAGTGGGCGAGAAATAAGTGGTGAGGATGCATCAGTTCACTCACCGCCACCGGGACTGGCAGCACAACACGTTGTTCACCCCGCTCATGTTGCGTCTTCGTGGCCTTGTTAGATCGCACCTCACGCCACCGCCTCACCGGATCCGGTCCTTTCGCCAAACCCCGCCGCACCTCATGCCGGCGGCAGGTAGCCGAGGCGATTTCTTTCCGACCGATTTTGAACCTGACTTTATACATATGCAGTGTAGCCATGCCCTAAAAGGAAATTACAGTAACAAAAGTATCATAACAAAATAGTAACAACTTTTATTAGATCAGTAAAAGGTCTTTCATATATCTGGGTCACGATATATTTCCACCGGAAAAACATTTAATCTGTTATCACTATTGTTTGTTTATAAATGTGACTCTTTGatcttctttatttttgtctcTTTCTCATTGTTTTAATCCTTTCATTTCAACACTTCGTCATACTCAAAGGCAACTCGTCATCGTCCAATTCACCCACCCTCAGGGCCCACATATGGGGCCTTCTGCTTTGGGTCGGCGATGGCCAGGTCGTCATCCTtgttggctggcccggcacACCAAGACCGGGCGCTATTCGGGAGCCGAATGGAAACACCGTACCCTGGACGGTTCCATGGCTCGTTCTCAAGGGGAGCGGGAGAGTTGTACATGTTGATGCCCTGCTAAAAAATCACCCAATGGCCAGCATAATATGGAAGACTTGGCATAAAGAAATAAAACTATTGTAGCATTTATGACTCACCAGATTGGGCTCGAATGTCATGCTTAAGGGGAGCGGTGAGTAGAGGTGTCCATGCTGGTCCCGGTGATGACCAGTAGAGCCACCCGGTTTTCACCGCCTCATCCCTTGGTTCTACACTTGATTCCCGAGTGACGTCCTTGGCAAACAGGCAACTGCACATCGGGTAGGCCCAAGCCTTCAGTGGCTGGACCCGGCATTCGACAAGGGCAATAATATGTTGTTGAGCTGTTCACTACTATTTTTTTATGTCAATATGCAGAATACTTGTGCTTTTGTCAGTACCTGCACACAACAGATATTTATTCATCTTTTGCAAATTCCATGCGACAAGGGCAATAATATGTTCTCGAGCTGTTcagtactatttttttatgtCAATATGCAGAATACTTGTGCTTTTGTTCACACAAcagacatgttttttttgtcaacgTACAGTGGTGCAAGAAGTTGAATAAACAAGGAAATGATGAAAACATTGCAGTGTAAAGGAGAGTTAACCTTATCAGCAGCTGCTTGAATGTGACATGGTCTTCCCATCCACCAGATCTGAGGAAGATAAGATTTCAGAC
This is a stretch of genomic DNA from Brachypodium distachyon strain Bd21 chromosome 1, Brachypodium_distachyon_v3.0, whole genome shotgun sequence. It encodes these proteins:
- the LOC104584737 gene encoding uncharacterized protein LOC104584737 isoform X2, which encodes MAIVSFVHSEKLYRSPEYHQLVRKERVNQIWWMGRPCHIQAAADKPLKAWAYPMCSCLFAKDVTRESSVEPRDEAVKTGWLYWSSPGPAWTPLLTAPLKHDIRAQSGHGYTAYV
- the LOC104584737 gene encoding uncharacterized protein LOC104584737 isoform X1; amino-acid sequence: MAIVSFVHSEKLYRSPEYHQLVRKERVNQIWWMGRPCHIQAAADKPLKAWAYPMCSCLFAKDVTRESSVEPRDEAVKTGWLYWSSPGPAWTPLLTAPLKHDIRAQSAGHQHVQLSRSP